One window of Leucoraja erinacea ecotype New England chromosome 14, Leri_hhj_1, whole genome shotgun sequence genomic DNA carries:
- the LOC129703161 gene encoding vomeronasal type-2 receptor 1-like yields the protein MRFCYRLCFLWFSFEFSGFEMASPGCNLQEYTANGVLQHGNIIIGGVFPLHGTAAVSNLSFTTKPNHRMCNERWVHIQHEFLFSRFNIRNYRWMQGMIYAIKEINDNSTLLPDVTLGYAIYDTCYNSPTAIEDVFALISGHRKFTPNYQCQLNSTLAAVVGASTSAISIAMATVLGIYRYPQVSYFSSIPSLSDKERFPSFFRTMPSDIFQSKVLVKLIKHFGWKWVGVLADNVDYGIQAAEMFKIQVERMGACIAFNEAIPIDGSRKKYREIVEVIRKSTAKIIVAFSCDTNIVPLLEEIVRQNITDRTWVATEGWSTSGPLSAIRKEYAKYWTGTIGLTLPLCKLEGFQEFLYEKNPVTTRDDTFISELWEDIFGCKWAYKLPSNVSQADVKKLCTGLEDLRKADHAYTDVSNFRIACNVINAVYAIAYALQDLQSCRNGKGPFENGTCANIRSFEPWQVSFASMIDEYPAFKQLAFLRGYSWFDMWLYQLLHYMKNVRFVDRSGMERYFDKNGDFLAVYDIINWQVSSNGKIRYVTVGEYDAREELGHELTLREQDLVWSGGTRQVGLRSTWKSLAGYFVQHFPFKLYGAIFHDIVLFTLAKVPRSVCRENCRPGTRKNVEEGESICCFDCIPCANGEISNGTECFECPEDYWSNKQKDTCLLKGVEFLSFDEPLGIVLTFFSVLGITISAAILAIFMKFMNTPIVRANNYELSFLLLFSLILCFLASLAFLGRPTVKFCILRQIGFGIGFSLCLSCILVKTIVVVLAFTMTKPNQNALKRFRPMYHRVIVASITFIQICICIGFLLSSPISVQKDATVAVGKIILECSQGAEQTLFAILIYIGLLAILCFILAFLARKLPNNFNEAKFISFSLLIFFVVWVSFIPAYFSSKGKYIVAVEVFAILASTFGLLICIFFPKCYIILLKPELNTKREMMGRAPAAAGNVQKP from the exons ATGAGGTTCTGTTACCGATTATGTTTTCTGTGGTTTTCCTTTGAGTTTTCAGGGTTTGAGATGGCCTCGCCGGGCTGTAACCTTCAGGAATATACAGCGAATGGGGTCTTGCAACACGGTAATATAATTATTGGAGGCGTCTTCCCACTTCACGGCACTGCGGCTGTATCCAATTTGTCTTTCACGACCAAGCCAAATCACCGAATGTGCAATGAAAGGTGGGTACACATTCAA CATGAATTTCTTTTTTCAAGATTCAACATTAGGAATTACCGATGGATGCAAGGAATGATCTACGCAATTAAGGAAATAAATGACAATTCAACACTGTTACCAGATGTAACTTTGGGTTATGCCATCTATGATACTTGCTACAATAGCCCAACAGCAATAGAAGATGTGTTTGCACTGATATCTGGGCATCGTAAGTTCACACCAAACTACCAGTGCCAGTTAAATTCTACCTTAGCTGCTGTGGTGGGTGCATCAACCTCAGCGATCTCAATTGCCATGGCAACAGTACTTGGGATTTATCGGTACCCCCAG GTCAGTTACTTTTCATCCATCCCAAGTCTCAGTGACAAAGAAAGATTCCCATCATTTTTCCGCACCATGCCAAGTGATATATTTCAGTCCAAGGTCCTTGTCAAACTGATCAAACACTTTGGTTGGAAGTGGGTGGGAGTATTGGCAGATAACGTGGACTATGGCATTCAAGCAGCCGAgatgttcaagattcaagtggaGCGTATGGGAGCCTGCATTGCCTTCAATGAGGCAATCCCAATCGACGGCTCCCGAAAAAAGTACCGCGAGATTGTTGAAGTGATAAGAAAGTCAACCGCGaagatcattgttgctttttcttGCGACACCAACATCGTCCCCTTGCTTGAAGAGATTGTGAGACAAAACATAACAGACAGAACGTGGGTGGCAACCGAGGGCTGGAGCACATCAGGGCCACTCAGTGCTATCAGAAAAGAGTATGCTAAGTACTGGACTGGAACCATCGGGCTAACACTCCCACTATGCAAACTTGAGGGGTTCCAAGAGTTCCTCTATGAAAAAAATCCGGTGACAACCCGTGATGATACTTTCATATCTGAGCTCTGGGAAGACATCTTTGGTTGCAAGTGGGCTTATAAACTTCCATCAAACGTAAGTCAAGCTGATGTGAAGAAATTGTGTACCGGCCTGGAAGACCTGAGGAAAGCGGATCACGCCTATACGGATGTCAGTAACTTCCGCATTGCCTGCAACGTTATCAACGCTGTGTACGCTATTGCTTACGCCCTCCAAGACCTGCAGTCCTGCAGAAATGGGAAAGGGCCCTTTGAAAATGGAACATGCGCAAACATACGTTCTTTTGAACCTTGGCAGGTTAGT TTTGCCTCAATGATAGATGAATACCCAGCGTTCAAGCAGTTAGCATTCCTGAGAGGATACAGCTGGTTTGATATGTGGCTCTATcaa CTTCTACATTACATGAAAAATGTTCGCTTTGTCGACCGATCAGGGATGGAGAGATATTTTGATAAGAACGGCGATTTTTTAGCCGTGTATGATATAATAAACTGGCAGGTGTCTTCCAATGGAAAGATTCGTTACGTGACTGTAGGTGAATATGATGCCAGAGAAGAACTGGGGCATGAGCTAACCCTCAGAGAACAGGACCTGGTCTGGTCTGGTGGCACGAGGCAGGTGGGTTTACGATCAACATGGAAG AGTTTGGCTGGATATTTTGTCCAACATTTTCCATTTAAACTTTATGGCGCTATTTTTCACGACATTGTTCTCTTTACACTTGCGAAGGTTCCTCGCTCTGTGTGCCGTGAAAACTGTCGCCCGGGGACTCGGAAAAACGTTGAGGAGGGAGAGTCGATCTGCTGTTTTGATTGCATCCCCTGTGCAAACGGCGAGATATCAAATGGCACAG AGTGTTTTGAGTGTCCGGAGGATTACTGGTCCAATAAGCAGAAGGATACGTGTTTGCTGAAGGGAGTGGAATTCCTTTCGTTTGATGAACCACTGGGGATTGTTTTAACTTTCTTTTCAGTACTCGGGATCACCATCTCTGCAGCTATTTTGGCGATATTTATGAAGTTCATGAACACACCCATTGTACGAGCTAACAACTATGAGCTTAGTTTTCTCCTCTTATTTTCTCTGATATTGTGCTTCCTGGCCTCGCTTGCCTTCCTTGGGCGACCTACGGTCAAATTTTGTATCCTCCGTCAGATAGGATTTGGTATTGGTTTTTCCCTCTGCCTCTCTTGCATCCTTGTTAAAACCATTGTGGTGGTACTGGCTTTCACAATGACCAAACCCAACCAAAATGCCCTAAAACGCTTTCGGCCTATGTATCACCGTGTGATTGTAGCATCCATTACCTTCATTCAGATATGCATCTGCATTGGATTCCTCTTGTCGTCACCCATCTCTGTGCAGAAGGACGCAACAGTCGCAGTTGGTAAAATTATTTTAGAATGCAGCCAAGGAGCAGAGCAAACGTTATTTGCCATTTTAATTTACATTGGGCTCTTGGCTATTCTCTGCTTCATTTTGGCATTTCTAGCTCGGAAGTTGCCGAACAATTTTAACGAAGCCAAATTTATCTCTTTTagcctcctcatcttctttgtgGTCTGGGTTTCCTTCATACCTGCCTACTTCAGCAGCAAAGGCAAATATATTGTTGCCGTGGAAGTGTTTGCTATTTTGGCATCCACCTTTGGCTTGCTTATTTGCATTTTCTTCCCGAAATGTTATATTATTTTGTTAAagcctgaactgaacacaaagcGTGAGATGATGGGACGTGCTCCCGCAGCAGCAGGCAATGTCCAGAAACCTTAG